One window from the genome of Buchnera aphidicola str. Ua (Uroleucon ambrosiae) encodes:
- the ftsH gene encoding ATP-dependent zinc metalloprotease FtsH encodes MVKNLIFWLVITIVLMSVFQNFNTNDVNNNHKVDYSTFLSEVNQDQVREAYINGRMISVTKKDSSKYITYIPINDPKLLDNLLIKKVKIIGAVPEEPSLLVSIFISWFPMLLLIGVWIFFMRQMQIGGGKGAMSFGKSKARMLSENQIHTTFSDVAGCDEAKEEVSELVEYLKEPSRFQKLGGKIPKGVLMVGPPGTGKTLLAKAIAGEAKVPFFTISGSDFVEMFVGVGASRVRDMFEHARKSAPCIIFIDEIDAVGRQRGAGLGGGHDEREQTLNQMLVEMDGFDGNEGIILIAATNRPDVLDPALLRPGRFDRQVIVPLPDIRGRKQILKVHMRKVPLSKDVDPMIIARGTPGFSGADLANLVNEAALFAARLDHRVVSMLEFERAKDKMMMGSERRSMVMSDFQKESTAYHEAGHVIIGRLVPDHDPAHKVTIIPRGRALGVTFFLPESDTFSISRQKLESQISTLYGGRLAEEIIYGTKNVSTGAYNDIKIATSLARNMVTQWGFSEKLGPLLYSEEEGEVFLGRSVAKAKHMSDETARIIDEEVKLLIEINYKRARNILNDNIDILHSMKEALIKYETIDALQIDDLMERREVRKPIGWIETEINK; translated from the coding sequence ATGGTTAAAAACCTGATCTTCTGGTTAGTTATTACAATTGTATTAATGTCTGTTTTTCAGAATTTTAATACTAATGATGTTAACAATAATCATAAAGTTGATTATTCAACTTTTTTATCAGAAGTTAATCAAGATCAGGTGCGTGAAGCGTATATTAATGGACGCATGATTAGTGTTACTAAAAAAGATAGTAGTAAATATATTACTTATATCCCTATTAATGATCCTAAACTTTTAGATAATCTTTTAATAAAAAAAGTTAAAATTATTGGAGCAGTTCCTGAAGAACCTAGTCTTCTTGTTTCAATTTTTATTTCTTGGTTTCCGATGTTATTATTAATTGGAGTCTGGATTTTTTTTATGCGTCAAATGCAAATTGGCGGTGGAAAAGGTGCAATGTCATTTGGAAAAAGCAAAGCACGTATGCTGTCAGAAAATCAAATTCATACTACTTTTTCAGATGTTGCTGGCTGTGATGAAGCAAAAGAAGAAGTGAGTGAACTAGTTGAATATCTTAAAGAACCTAGTCGTTTTCAAAAGTTAGGAGGGAAAATTCCAAAAGGTGTATTAATGGTTGGTCCACCTGGAACTGGTAAAACATTACTTGCAAAAGCAATAGCTGGTGAGGCTAAAGTTCCTTTCTTTACTATTTCTGGTTCTGATTTTGTTGAAATGTTTGTCGGAGTTGGAGCTTCTAGAGTTAGAGATATGTTTGAACATGCGCGAAAATCTGCACCATGTATAATTTTTATTGATGAAATTGATGCAGTAGGTCGTCAGAGAGGAGCTGGATTAGGTGGTGGACATGATGAAAGAGAGCAAACATTAAATCAAATGTTAGTTGAAATGGATGGTTTTGATGGTAATGAAGGTATTATTTTAATAGCTGCTACTAATCGACCTGATGTGTTAGATCCAGCTCTTTTACGTCCCGGTCGTTTTGATCGTCAAGTTATTGTTCCCCTACCAGATATTCGTGGAAGAAAACAAATTTTAAAAGTTCATATGCGTAAAGTTCCTTTGTCTAAAGATGTAGATCCAATGATTATTGCACGGGGTACACCAGGTTTTTCAGGTGCTGATTTAGCTAATTTAGTTAATGAAGCAGCTCTTTTTGCTGCTAGACTTGATCATCGCGTAGTATCTATGTTGGAATTTGAAAGAGCAAAAGATAAAATGATGATGGGTTCTGAGCGTAGATCTATGGTTATGAGTGATTTTCAAAAAGAATCAACTGCATATCACGAAGCTGGTCATGTGATTATTGGAAGATTAGTACCTGATCATGATCCTGCGCACAAAGTTACTATTATTCCAAGAGGTCGAGCATTAGGTGTGACGTTTTTTTTACCAGAGTCAGATACATTTAGTATTAGCCGTCAAAAGTTAGAGAGTCAAATATCGACATTATATGGTGGTCGTTTAGCTGAAGAAATTATTTATGGTACTAAAAACGTTTCTACTGGCGCATATAATGATATTAAAATCGCTACTAGTTTAGCGAGAAATATGGTAACTCAATGGGGTTTTTCAGAAAAATTAGGACCTTTATTATATTCTGAAGAAGAAGGAGAAGTATTTTTAGGTCGTTCTGTAGCCAAAGCAAAACATATGTCAGATGAAACGGCTAGAATTATCGATGAAGAAGTAAAATTATTAATTGAAATTAATTATAAAAGGGCACGGAATATTTTAAATGATAATATTGATATATTACATTCAATGAAAGAAGCGTTAATCAAATATGAAACAATTGATGCTCTACAAATCGATGATTTAATGGAGAGAAGAGAAGTACGTAAGCCAATAGGTTGGATTGAGACAGAAATTAATAAATAG
- the rlmE gene encoding 23S rRNA (uridine(2552)-2'-O)-methyltransferase RlmE — translation MISKKKIKSSNYWLREHFSDLYVKEAKKNNIRSRAWFKLEQLDKQNKLFQIGMNIIDLGAAPGSWSQYAVNKIGKTGYIIACDILPIKPIIGVNIFQGDFRNQEMLNKMLSLLKNITFHLVMSDMAPNITGNFSIDMPRIIELSKLALKISNYVLSKNGTFLLKSFQGEGFNELYQEIKTYFKKVKICKPKTSRTRSREIFIIATR, via the coding sequence ATGATTTCTAAAAAAAAAATAAAAAGTTCTAATTATTGGCTTCGAGAGCATTTCTCAGATCTATATGTCAAAGAAGCAAAAAAAAATAATATACGTTCACGTGCTTGGTTTAAATTAGAACAATTAGATAAACAAAATAAGTTATTTCAAATAGGTATGAATATTATTGATTTAGGTGCCGCTCCTGGTAGTTGGTCTCAATATGCTGTTAATAAAATAGGAAAAACAGGATATATTATAGCATGTGATATATTACCTATTAAACCAATAATAGGTGTTAATATTTTTCAAGGAGACTTTCGTAATCAAGAAATGTTAAATAAGATGTTATCTTTATTGAAAAATATAACATTTCATTTAGTGATGTCAGACATGGCACCTAATATAACAGGTAACTTTTCTATTGATATGCCACGCATTATTGAATTGTCTAAATTAGCATTAAAAATATCAAATTATGTTTTATCTAAAAATGGCACTTTTTTATTAAAATCTTTTCAAGGAGAAGGTTTTAATGAATTATATCAAGAGATTAAAACATATTTTAAAAAAGTTAAAATTTGCAAACCTAAAACTTCTCGAACAAGATCTCGAGAAATCTTCATTATAGCAACCAGATAA
- the nusA gene encoding transcription termination factor NusA, which produces MNKEILAVVEAVSNEKSLPREKIFEALEIALATATKKKYDQEIDVRVSINRKTGSFTTFRRWMVVDVVTQPTREITLEAACFEGEKFLLNDYIEDQIKSVNFDRITTQTAKQVIVQKVREAERAMLVEQFRKYVGQIITGIVKKNNRDNIMLDLGNNAEALILREGMLPRENFRPGDRVRGILYGVYPEARGSQLFISRSKTEMLIELFRIEVPEIGEEVIEIKAAARDPGSRAKIAVKTNDKRIDPVGACVGMRGARVQAVSSELCGERIDIILWDDNPAQFVINAMAPADVFSIVVDEDNHTMDIAVDSNNLAQAIGRNGQNVRLASQISGWELNVMTKEDLHSKHQEEAHAAFSIFKNNLNINENIIKILVKEGFSSLEELVYIPFDELLKIKSLTKAEATLVRETAKNKLLSIELNQKNVFRERKVEENLLKIDGMNDILASQLAKKNIFTLEELADQGIDDLSDIKNLNSEQAGLLIMTARNICWFGSKV; this is translated from the coding sequence ATGAATAAAGAAATCTTAGCTGTTGTTGAAGCTGTTTCTAATGAAAAATCTCTTCCCCGTGAAAAAATTTTTGAAGCTTTAGAAATTGCATTAGCAACAGCAACTAAAAAAAAATATGATCAAGAAATTGATGTTAGAGTAAGTATTAATCGTAAAACTGGAAGTTTTACTACTTTTCGACGTTGGATGGTAGTAGACGTAGTAACTCAACCAACTAGAGAGATTACTTTAGAAGCTGCATGTTTTGAAGGTGAAAAATTTTTATTAAATGATTATATAGAAGATCAAATTAAATCTGTAAATTTCGATAGAATAACAACACAAACTGCAAAACAAGTAATTGTACAAAAAGTACGTGAAGCCGAACGAGCTATGTTAGTTGAACAATTTCGAAAATATGTTGGTCAAATTATTACTGGGATCGTTAAAAAAAATAACCGAGATAACATAATGTTAGATTTAGGTAATAATGCTGAAGCATTAATTTTACGTGAAGGTATGTTACCTAGAGAAAATTTTCGTCCTGGCGATCGTGTTCGAGGTATTTTATATGGAGTATATCCAGAAGCTCGCGGTTCTCAATTATTTATAAGTCGTTCAAAAACAGAAATGTTAATTGAATTGTTTCGCATAGAAGTTCCTGAAATTGGAGAAGAAGTTATTGAAATAAAAGCAGCAGCACGTGATCCAGGTTCTCGTGCTAAAATTGCAGTAAAAACTAATGATAAACGAATTGATCCAGTAGGTGCTTGTGTAGGTATGAGAGGAGCGCGTGTACAAGCTGTTTCAAGTGAATTGTGTGGTGAACGCATTGATATTATTTTATGGGATGATAATCCTGCTCAATTTGTTATAAATGCTATGGCTCCAGCTGATGTTTTTTCTATCGTTGTTGACGAAGATAACCATACTATGGATATAGCTGTAGATTCTAATAATTTAGCGCAAGCTATTGGTCGTAATGGTCAAAATGTTCGATTAGCTTCTCAAATTAGTGGTTGGGAATTAAATGTTATGACAAAAGAAGATTTACATTCTAAACATCAAGAAGAAGCACATGCCGCATTTAGTATTTTTAAAAATAATTTAAATATTAATGAAAATATTATTAAGATTTTAGTAAAAGAAGGTTTTTCTTCTCTTGAAGAATTAGTTTATATACCTTTTGATGAATTATTAAAAATTAAAAGTTTAACTAAAGCAGAAGCAACTTTAGTACGTGAAACTGCAAAAAATAAATTACTATCAATAGAATTAAATCAAAAAAATGTTTTTAGAGAGAGAAAAGTAGAGGAAAATTTGTTAAAAATTGATGGTATGAATGATATTTTGGCCTCTCAATTAGCGAAAAAAAACATATTTACTTTAGAAGAGCTAGCTGATCAAGGGATAGATGATTTAAGTGATATAAAAAACTTAAATTCAGAACAAGCTGGCTTGTTAATTATGACTGCTCGTAATATTTGTTGGTTTGGTAGTAAAGTCTGA
- the greA gene encoding transcription elongation factor GreA: MVHLIPMTVRGAEKLLQELKILKSIKRPRIIQAIVEAREHGDLKENAEYHSAREEQSFCEGRIKEIELKLSNSQIIDVKKISNTGRVIFGSTVNILNINNNKTFTYKIVGDDESDFKKNLISINSPISRGLIGKKINDTVNISTPGGDVKYKILKIDHI, encoded by the coding sequence ATGGTTCATTTAATCCCTATGACTGTGCGAGGTGCAGAAAAACTTCTTCAAGAACTTAAGATACTAAAAAGCATAAAACGTCCTCGTATTATTCAAGCAATAGTGGAAGCTAGAGAACATGGTGATTTAAAAGAAAATGCTGAATATCATTCAGCACGTGAAGAACAAAGTTTTTGTGAAGGTAGAATTAAAGAAATTGAATTAAAATTATCTAATTCTCAAATTATTGATGTAAAAAAAATATCTAATACTGGTCGAGTAATTTTTGGTTCTACTGTAAATATTTTAAATATAAACAACAATAAAACATTTACGTATAAAATTGTAGGTGATGATGAATCTGATTTTAAAAAAAATTTAATTTCTATTAATTCTCCCATTTCTAGAGGTCTTATTGGAAAAAAAATTAATGATACTGTTAATATATCTACACCAGGCGGTGATGTTAAATATAAAATTTTAAAAATTGATCATATATAG
- the secG gene encoding preprotein translocase subunit SecG, whose amino-acid sequence MYWFFLVCFIFISISLIFLILLQPVQELNSTIYSSIKNNDTVFRCVKQNSFLINIIRILACLFLIISMILCNINNRIIESNFFLEDDAKQTTMKTDSIDKKILNSDIPY is encoded by the coding sequence ATGTATTGGTTTTTTTTAGTATGTTTTATTTTTATTTCTATTTCTTTAATTTTTTTAATTTTATTACAGCCCGTACAAGAACTAAATAGTACAATTTATTCTAGTATAAAAAATAATGATACAGTTTTTAGATGTGTTAAACAAAATAGTTTTTTAATAAATATTATTAGAATACTTGCTTGTTTATTTTTAATAATAAGTATGATTTTATGTAATATTAACAATAGAATAATAGAGTCTAATTTTTTTTTAGAAGATGATGCTAAACAAACGACTATGAAAACAGATTCTATAGATAAAAAGATATTAAATTCTGACATACCATACTAA
- the glmM gene encoding phosphoglucosamine mutase, which translates to MTFLQYFKTDGIRGKVGDNPMTLNFLLNLGWSIGTVLGKNKSKKIIIGRDTRISGNMLQSILEFGILSTGVSTLLVDCMPTSAIAYFTKFFNASAGIVISASHNLFYDNGIKIFYKNGIKLTKKIECNIENHIKNNFFYSNVSNFGCSKNMIDPENKYINFCKNTFPKNLNLSYFTIVIDCANGSTYNVAPKIFQDLGAKVIVMSNTPNGVNINENSGSTNIIKLKKMVVLKQADIGLAFDGDGDRIIMVDHLGNQVDGDQIIYILAKEYLKNKKLEGGVVGTLMTNIGVILGFKKLGIPFYTSHIGDRNVYKKIKEKKCILGGEQSGHIILLDKHSTGDGIIASLQVFVSMINNNMSLYHLANQIKLFPQIILNIYLKNLENINKNIKIKKILNQYKKFLGENSCVLVRKSGTEPCIRIMVQGENYTKVYKFAHYIADTIKLL; encoded by the coding sequence ATGACTTTTTTACAATATTTCAAAACAGATGGAATTCGTGGAAAAGTAGGAGATAATCCAATGACGTTAAATTTTTTATTAAATTTAGGATGGTCAATTGGAACAGTATTAGGTAAAAATAAAAGTAAAAAAATTATTATCGGTAGAGATACTCGTATTTCTGGAAATATGTTACAGTCTATTTTAGAATTTGGGATTTTATCGACAGGTGTATCTACTTTATTAGTTGACTGCATGCCTACTTCAGCAATTGCATATTTTACAAAATTTTTTAATGCTTCTGCTGGTATTGTAATTTCTGCTTCTCATAATCTTTTTTATGATAATGGCATAAAAATTTTTTATAAAAATGGTATTAAATTAACTAAAAAAATTGAATGTAATATTGAAAATCATATTAAAAATAATTTTTTTTACTCTAATGTAAGTAATTTCGGTTGTTCTAAAAATATGATAGATCCTGAAAATAAATATATAAATTTTTGTAAAAATACTTTTCCTAAAAATTTAAATTTATCATATTTTACTATTGTTATTGATTGCGCTAATGGTTCAACATATAATGTAGCCCCAAAAATTTTTCAGGATTTAGGTGCAAAAGTTATAGTAATGTCTAATACTCCTAATGGAGTCAATATAAATGAAAATTCTGGATCAACTAATATTATAAAATTAAAAAAAATGGTTGTATTAAAACAAGCTGATATTGGATTAGCATTTGATGGAGATGGTGATCGTATTATAATGGTAGATCATTTAGGTAATCAAGTAGATGGAGATCAAATAATTTATATTCTTGCAAAAGAATATTTGAAAAATAAGAAATTAGAAGGTGGAGTAGTAGGCACTCTAATGACTAATATAGGCGTGATTTTAGGTTTTAAAAAACTAGGAATTCCTTTTTATACAAGTCATATAGGAGATCGTAATGTATACAAAAAAATTAAAGAAAAAAAATGTATATTAGGAGGAGAACAATCAGGTCATATTATTTTATTAGATAAACATTCTACTGGAGATGGTATTATAGCTAGTTTACAAGTATTTGTAAGTATGATTAATAATAATATGTCTTTATATCATTTAGCAAATCAAATAAAATTATTTCCACAGATTATACTAAATATTTATTTAAAAAACCTAGAAAATATTAATAAAAATATAAAAATAAAAAAGATTCTTAATCAATATAAAAAATTTTTAGGAGAAAACAGTTGTGTATTAGTTCGTAAATCAGGAACAGAACCATGTATTAGGATTATGGTTCAAGGGGAAAATTATACAAAAGTTTATAAGTTTGCGCATTATATTGCAGATACTATCAAATTACTTTAA